A section of the Larus michahellis chromosome 1, bLarMic1.1, whole genome shotgun sequence genome encodes:
- the LOC141750738 gene encoding toll-like receptor 7 isoform X1, producing the protein MVPCAKMSNASPFLLLFLFPMLLSGAWFPKSLPCDVKAFESTVTVDCTDRRLTEIPRGIPANATNLTLSINHIPHIYPTSFAHLHNLVEIDFRCNCVPVRMGPKDNICNETPNIENGSFSALTRLKSLYLDANQLLEIPRSLPPALSLLSLEANSIFSIQRANLSELGNIEVLYLGQNCYYRNPCNVSFEIEKTAFLELKKLTILSLKSNNLTHIPPNLSPTLKELYIYNNMIQVVQEQDLSALHNLEILDLSGNCPRCYNAPYPCTPCPKGTIEIHSRAFFSLKSLRILRLHSNSLQSIPSSWFKTIKNLKELDLSQNFLLKEIGDAQFLQFIPSLVELDLSFNFELKMYSPFLNLSKTFSSLSNLQTLRLRGYVFNELRERNLAPLLSLRNLTVLDLGTNFIKIADLKVFKKFPALKFVDLSVNKISPSSGENNFHGFCSNPRISGEQYNRQVLQDMHYFRYDVYGRSCRSKDKEAASYQSSVKEECRKYGETLDLSRNNIFFINPSDFRGLGFLRCLNLSGNAISQTLNGSEFSYLSGLKYLDFSNNRIDLLYSTAFKELQLLEILDLSNNNYYFLAEGVTHMLSFMKNLSHLKKLMMNENEISTSINTGMESQSLQILEFRGNRLDVLWMDGNARYLSFFKNLTSLEKLDISFNSLSFFPPDAFQAMPPELKILNLTNNRMKSFNWGNLHYLKNLVTLDLSNNLLATVPRELSNCSSTLQELMLRNNRIQRLTKHFLRGAFKLKYLDLSANKIQIIRKSSFPENVINNLRMLLLHGNPFKCNCDAVWFVWWINQTQVTIPLLATDVTCAGPGAHKGRSVVFLDLYTCELDTSYLILYALSASTVLVFMVFTVTSHLYFWDVWYSYHYCTAKLKGYRRLSLPEACYDAFIAYDNRDPAVNEWVLTELVERLEDQKARQFNLCLEERDWLPGQPVFDNLSQSIQLSKKTIFVLTNKYIKSGRFKTTFYMAHQRLLDEKMDVIILIFLEKVLQKSRYVRLRKRLCGSSVLEWPTNPRAQPYFWQCLKNAIATNNTLAYNRLLQETV; encoded by the coding sequence GTACCTTGTGCAAAGATGTCAAATGCATCACCATTTCTCTTGCTCTTCCTATTTCCGATGCTGCTGTCAGGAGCTTGGTTTCCCAAAAGTCTACCCTGTGATGTTAAAGCCTTTGAAAGTACTGTGACAGTGGACTGCACCGATCGCCGTCTCACCGAAATCCCCAGAGGGATCCCTGCAAATGCTACCAACCTTACCCTGAGTATTAACCATATCCCTCATATCTACCCAACATCTTTTGCTCATCTTCACAACCTCGTGGAGATTGACTTCAGATGCAACTGTGTGCCTGTCAGAATGGGACCCAAAGATAATATATGCAATGAGACACCAAACATTGAGAATGGCAGTTTTTCTGCCCTGACAAGATTGAAGTCATTGTATTTGGATGCAAACCAGCTGTTGGAAATACCccgcagccttcctcctgctttaAGTCTGCTGAGCCTGGAAGCAAACAGCATCTTTTCTATCCAAAGAGCCAACTTGTCGGAGCTAGGTAACATAGAAGTATTGTATCTGGGACAGAACTGTTACTACCGTAACCCATGCaatgtttcatttgaaattgAAAAAACAGCCTTTCTGGAGCTGAAAAAATTAACAATCCTATCCCTAAAGTCTAACAACTTAACTCATATTCCACCCAATTTGTCACCTACTTTAAAGGAACTGTACATTTACAATAACATGATTCAAGTAGTTCAAGAACAGGATTTAAGTGCCCTTCACAACCTGGAAATTCTTGATCTCAGTGGTAATTGCCCACGTTGCTATAACGCTCCATATCCTTGTACTCCCTGCCCCAAGGGCACAATTGAGATTCATTCAAgggctttcttttccttgaaaagttTAAGAATTTTGAGACTTCACAGCAACTCTCTCCAGAGCATACCAAGCAGCTGGTTTAAAACCATCAAGAATCTCAAAGAGCTTGACCTGTCCCAGAATTTCCTCTTAAAGGAGATAGGAGATGCTCAGTTTTTGCAGTTTATCCCCAGCCTTGTTGAGCTTGATCTGTCCTTTAATTTTGAACTGAAGATGTATTCTCCATTCTTGAACCTGTCTAAgacattttcctccctctctaACCTGCAAACCCTGAGGCTCAGGGGTTATGTCTTTAATGaactaagagaaagaaatctagCTCCATTGCTCAGTCTTAGAAATCTTACCGTGTTGGATCTTGGgactaattttattaaaattgctGACTTGAAAGTGTTCAAGAAATTCCCAGCTCTTAAATTCGTAGACCTCTCAGTGAATAAAATTTCTCCTTCTTCAGGTGAAAACAACTTTCATGGGTTTTGCTCTAATCCTCGGATTTCAGGAGAGCAATACAACAGGCAAGTATTACAAGACATGCATTATTTCAGGTATGATGTGTACGGGCGAAGTTGCAGATCCAAAGACAAAGAGGCTGCTTCCTACCAATCTTCCGTTAAGGAAGAGTGCCGGAAATATGGAGAAACTCTGGATTTAAGCAGaaacaacatatttttcattaatccCTCAGACTTCCGGGGACTCGGTTTCCTCCGATGCCTCAACTTGTCAGGTAATGCAATAAGTCAGACCTTAAATGGAAGTGAATTCTCCTACTTGTCTGGATTGAAATATCTGGATTTTTCCAACAACAGGATTGACTTGCTATACTCAACTGCTTTCAAAGAGCTACAACTTTTAGAAATCCTAGACCTGAGCAATAACAACTATTATTTCTTGGCAGAAGGTGTAACTCACATGCTTAGTTTTATGAAAAACTTGTCCCATCTGAAGAAGCTGATGATGAACGAGAATGAGATTTCTACCTCTATTAACACAGGGATGGAAAGCCAGTCTCTTCAAATTTTAGAATTCAGAGGAAATCGTTTGGATGTTTTATGGATGGATGGGAATGCTAGATACTTGTCATTCTTCAAGAATCTGACCAGCCTGGAAAAACTGGATATTTCCTTCAACTCACTCAGTTTTTTCCCTCCGGATGCTTTTCAAGCTATGCCTCCAGAACTCAAGATCCTCAACTTAACCAATAACCGGATGAAGAGTTTCAACTGGGGAAACCTCCACTATCTGAAGAACCTGGTAACTCTGGACCTCAGCAATAACCTTCTGGCTACTGTTCCCCGAGAACTGTCCAATTGCTCTTCAACGCTCCAAGAACTGATGCTCCGAAACAATCGCATTCAACGACTAACTAAACACTTTCTCAGAggtgcttttaaactgaaatacttGGACCTCAGCGCAAACAAGATCCAAATAATTAGGAAATCTAGCTTCCCTGAAAATGTCATTAACAACCTGAGGATGCTGCTTTTGCATGGCAATCCTTTCAAGTGCAATTGTGATGCCGTGTGGTTTGTTTGGTGGATCAATCAGACTCAAGTGACTATTCCTCTTCTGGCCACAGACGTGACCTGTGCGGGCCCAGGGGCACATAAAGGAAGGAGCGTGGTTTTCTTGGATCTGTACACCTGTGAGCTGGACACCTCGTATTTGATCCTCTACGCTCTGTCAGCTTCAACTGTCCTCGTCTTTATGGTGTTCACAGTGACGAGCCATCTCTATTTCTGGGATGTGTGGTATAGTTACCATTACTGCACCGCCAAGTTGAAGGGCTATCGGCGCTTATCTTTACCAGAGGCTTGCTACGACGCTTTTATCGCCTATGACAACAGAGATCCGGCTGTGAATGAGTGGGTGCTGACAGAACTGGTTGAAAGGCTGGAAGATCAAAAAGCCAGACAGTTCAATTTATGCCTGGAAGAAAGGGACTGGCTCCCAGGACAGCCCGTCTTTGACAACCTTTCCCAGAGCATTCAGCTGAGCAAAAAGACCATCTTTGTGCTGACCAACAAGTATATTAAAAGCGGCCGCTTCAAGACAACCTTCTACATGGCCCACCAGCGGCTTCTAGATGAAAAAATGGATGTCATCATCTTGATATTCCTTGAGAAGGTTTTGCAGAAGTCCCGGTACGTCCGGCTGAGGAAGAGGCTGTGCGGAAGTTCTGTCCTGGAATGGCCAACTAACCCTCGAGCTCAGCCCTACTTCTGGCAGTGCCTGAAAAATGCAATAGCTACCAACAATACTCTGGCTTACAACAGGCTACTCCAAGAAACTGTTTAG
- the LOC141750738 gene encoding toll-like receptor 7 isoform X2: MVPCAKMSNASPFLLLFLFPMLLSGAWFPKSLPCDVKAFESTVTVDCTDRRLTEIPRGIPANATNLTLSINHIPHIYPTSFAHLHNLVEIDFRCNCVPVRMGPKDNICNETPNIENGSFSALTRLKSLYLDANQLLEIPRSLPPALSLLSLEANSIFSIQRANLSELGENNFHGFCSNPRISGEQYNRQVLQDMHYFRYDVYGRSCRSKDKEAASYQSSVKEECRKYGETLDLSRNNIFFINPSDFRGLGFLRCLNLSGNAISQTLNGSEFSYLSGLKYLDFSNNRIDLLYSTAFKELQLLEILDLSNNNYYFLAEGVTHMLSFMKNLSHLKKLMMNENEISTSINTGMESQSLQILEFRGNRLDVLWMDGNARYLSFFKNLTSLEKLDISFNSLSFFPPDAFQAMPPELKILNLTNNRMKSFNWGNLHYLKNLVTLDLSNNLLATVPRELSNCSSTLQELMLRNNRIQRLTKHFLRGAFKLKYLDLSANKIQIIRKSSFPENVINNLRMLLLHGNPFKCNCDAVWFVWWINQTQVTIPLLATDVTCAGPGAHKGRSVVFLDLYTCELDTSYLILYALSASTVLVFMVFTVTSHLYFWDVWYSYHYCTAKLKGYRRLSLPEACYDAFIAYDNRDPAVNEWVLTELVERLEDQKARQFNLCLEERDWLPGQPVFDNLSQSIQLSKKTIFVLTNKYIKSGRFKTTFYMAHQRLLDEKMDVIILIFLEKVLQKSRYVRLRKRLCGSSVLEWPTNPRAQPYFWQCLKNAIATNNTLAYNRLLQETV; encoded by the exons GTACCTTGTGCAAAGATGTCAAATGCATCACCATTTCTCTTGCTCTTCCTATTTCCGATGCTGCTGTCAGGAGCTTGGTTTCCCAAAAGTCTACCCTGTGATGTTAAAGCCTTTGAAAGTACTGTGACAGTGGACTGCACCGATCGCCGTCTCACCGAAATCCCCAGAGGGATCCCTGCAAATGCTACCAACCTTACCCTGAGTATTAACCATATCCCTCATATCTACCCAACATCTTTTGCTCATCTTCACAACCTCGTGGAGATTGACTTCAGATGCAACTGTGTGCCTGTCAGAATGGGACCCAAAGATAATATATGCAATGAGACACCAAACATTGAGAATGGCAGTTTTTCTGCCCTGACAAGATTGAAGTCATTGTATTTGGATGCAAACCAGCTGTTGGAAATACCccgcagccttcctcctgctttaAGTCTGCTGAGCCTGGAAGCAAACAGCATCTTTTCTATCCAAAGAGCCAACTTGTCGGAGCTAG GTGAAAACAACTTTCATGGGTTTTGCTCTAATCCTCGGATTTCAGGAGAGCAATACAACAGGCAAGTATTACAAGACATGCATTATTTCAGGTATGATGTGTACGGGCGAAGTTGCAGATCCAAAGACAAAGAGGCTGCTTCCTACCAATCTTCCGTTAAGGAAGAGTGCCGGAAATATGGAGAAACTCTGGATTTAAGCAGaaacaacatatttttcattaatccCTCAGACTTCCGGGGACTCGGTTTCCTCCGATGCCTCAACTTGTCAGGTAATGCAATAAGTCAGACCTTAAATGGAAGTGAATTCTCCTACTTGTCTGGATTGAAATATCTGGATTTTTCCAACAACAGGATTGACTTGCTATACTCAACTGCTTTCAAAGAGCTACAACTTTTAGAAATCCTAGACCTGAGCAATAACAACTATTATTTCTTGGCAGAAGGTGTAACTCACATGCTTAGTTTTATGAAAAACTTGTCCCATCTGAAGAAGCTGATGATGAACGAGAATGAGATTTCTACCTCTATTAACACAGGGATGGAAAGCCAGTCTCTTCAAATTTTAGAATTCAGAGGAAATCGTTTGGATGTTTTATGGATGGATGGGAATGCTAGATACTTGTCATTCTTCAAGAATCTGACCAGCCTGGAAAAACTGGATATTTCCTTCAACTCACTCAGTTTTTTCCCTCCGGATGCTTTTCAAGCTATGCCTCCAGAACTCAAGATCCTCAACTTAACCAATAACCGGATGAAGAGTTTCAACTGGGGAAACCTCCACTATCTGAAGAACCTGGTAACTCTGGACCTCAGCAATAACCTTCTGGCTACTGTTCCCCGAGAACTGTCCAATTGCTCTTCAACGCTCCAAGAACTGATGCTCCGAAACAATCGCATTCAACGACTAACTAAACACTTTCTCAGAggtgcttttaaactgaaatacttGGACCTCAGCGCAAACAAGATCCAAATAATTAGGAAATCTAGCTTCCCTGAAAATGTCATTAACAACCTGAGGATGCTGCTTTTGCATGGCAATCCTTTCAAGTGCAATTGTGATGCCGTGTGGTTTGTTTGGTGGATCAATCAGACTCAAGTGACTATTCCTCTTCTGGCCACAGACGTGACCTGTGCGGGCCCAGGGGCACATAAAGGAAGGAGCGTGGTTTTCTTGGATCTGTACACCTGTGAGCTGGACACCTCGTATTTGATCCTCTACGCTCTGTCAGCTTCAACTGTCCTCGTCTTTATGGTGTTCACAGTGACGAGCCATCTCTATTTCTGGGATGTGTGGTATAGTTACCATTACTGCACCGCCAAGTTGAAGGGCTATCGGCGCTTATCTTTACCAGAGGCTTGCTACGACGCTTTTATCGCCTATGACAACAGAGATCCGGCTGTGAATGAGTGGGTGCTGACAGAACTGGTTGAAAGGCTGGAAGATCAAAAAGCCAGACAGTTCAATTTATGCCTGGAAGAAAGGGACTGGCTCCCAGGACAGCCCGTCTTTGACAACCTTTCCCAGAGCATTCAGCTGAGCAAAAAGACCATCTTTGTGCTGACCAACAAGTATATTAAAAGCGGCCGCTTCAAGACAACCTTCTACATGGCCCACCAGCGGCTTCTAGATGAAAAAATGGATGTCATCATCTTGATATTCCTTGAGAAGGTTTTGCAGAAGTCCCGGTACGTCCGGCTGAGGAAGAGGCTGTGCGGAAGTTCTGTCCTGGAATGGCCAACTAACCCTCGAGCTCAGCCCTACTTCTGGCAGTGCCTGAAAAATGCAATAGCTACCAACAATACTCTGGCTTACAACAGGCTACTCCAAGAAACTGTTTAG